One Candidatus Paceibacterota bacterium genomic window, GGCTGTATCACAGGCTGTACAAGAGTGGATTCATCTTGAGAGATGAAGCAATTTGCTCATATTTGCTTGCGTGCAGGTCAAAAATTTTTACGCATTAGCTAAAAATCTTTTGACATGATTTTTGTGTGGCAAAAATCAGGATCGAAAACCTTTTGTTGCCGCTGTGTTTGCTCTCTACTGGTCAATTCTTGCTTTAATTATTTATTATATTATCGATAAAATAAAAAAAGAGTGAAGCGTTGTTGCGCTTCACTCATCCCAAATTATTTTCGCTTCTCATCCCACGCGATCGATTAGCGCCTCGTGGATGCAGGCTGCCATATCCGCGATGGCTCGCTTTGGATCGCTCACCGGATACGCCACACCGGCGACCTTGCCCTTCACACAGAACAGAAGTAGCCTTTGGTAGTAACGGCAACTCCCGACTCTGAATGTCGGCAGGCCGAGCTCCTCGGCAAGCGTGACACCCGGGTCGCTCAAGAGGGGGAACGGCAAATTCATCTCCTGCGCGAATTCCAACTGTGCGACGCGGGTCTGAACGCTCAAAGCCACGATGTTGATGCCGAGAGTTTTCATCCCGTGATGCTTGTTCCGCAGTTCCCGATTCTGCTCCATGCATGCGTCGATGGCTTCGACTTCCGTCCATTCGAGCGGTGGCACCTCCCTGAACCCTACCCCGAGCGGGAAGACTCCGACAATGGCCGCCTCGCCGATGTACTCCGCGAGGTATGCTTTTTTCAGCCAGTTTTTCTCTGTGCTTTCCAACGGAATATTCGGGATTCGTCTCCCGATAAGTTTCGCCGGAAGATCTTTCGCGATGACTAATTCAGGCATTTGTCCCTCTCCTTATTCCCAAGTTTCGCGTTTTGTGTGTCCGAGACATTCTCGGCGTGGTGCATTTTCTAGAAAACAGTATGCCAACTTTTGAACAAATGTCAAGTCTTCTCAGGTAGGCAAAAATAAAACCAGGTCTCTTTACAAGAGACCTGGCACTTTTTTGAAATACTCTACTCGTTTATTTTTTTGCTGACACTTCTTCTGCTGTCCTGTCGATTAGTCCTGTCCGAGGCTGATCAGCTCTTCGAACGCGCGGGCAAACGATGACCCACCGCCCAAAGCTCCGAGCATGCTCGAGATACCGAGCCCATCCATCCTGCGCGCCGAATTCGTTTCCGGCAGTTTGCAATTGTAGAGCTGGCGGGTCAGATACGCCAGTTCTTCGCGCAAAACCTTGCCGTCGCGGATAGCGTCTTTCAGCGTCACGAACGCGTCCGTCTGAGTTCGGAAGTTCTGCGAACTGCTCCCGTCGGCGAAGGTGAAGCTTCCATGATTGCCGCAGAATGCGCAGATGTTCAGTTTCGTCCCCTTGGGAAGGGGTGATTCCGAGATCTGTTTTAGGAGCGCCGCCATTT contains:
- a CDS encoding redoxin domain-containing protein, translating into MPELVIAKDLPAKLIGRRIPNIPLESTEKNWLKKAYLAEYIGEAAIVGVFPLGVGFREVPPLEWTEVEAIDACMEQNRELRNKHHGMKTLGINIVALSVQTRVAQLEFAQEMNLPFPLLSDPGVTLAEELGLPTFRVGSCRYYQRLLLFCVKGKVAGVAYPVSDPKRAIADMAACIHEALIDRVG